From the Desulfohalovibrio reitneri genome, one window contains:
- a CDS encoding 23S rRNA (pseudouridine(1915)-N(3))-methyltransferase RlmH has protein sequence MSRLTLLAVGKLKQSFYAQAADHYRSLLTRHLRLTETEVRDAPAKLPDDQRKQREAATLLDKRDPRSPLLAMDERGKALDSRAFSLTLVDYWETGRTPCLILGGPLGLASQVRERADRVLSLGSMTLPHELARVVLLEQIYRAVSIWRGFPYHND, from the coding sequence GTGTCCCGACTTACCCTTCTGGCCGTGGGCAAGTTGAAGCAATCCTTCTACGCCCAGGCCGCGGACCACTACCGCTCCCTGCTGACCCGCCACCTGCGCCTTACGGAAACCGAGGTCAGGGACGCTCCGGCCAAGCTGCCGGACGACCAGCGCAAGCAGCGCGAGGCGGCCACCCTGCTGGATAAGCGCGACCCCCGCTCCCCCTTGCTGGCCATGGACGAGCGGGGCAAGGCCCTGGACTCGCGCGCCTTCTCCTTGACGCTGGTGGACTATTGGGAAACGGGACGAACCCCCTGCCTGATTCTCGGCGGTCCGCTGGGACTGGCCTCTCAAGTGCGCGAGCGGGCGGACCGTGTTCTTTCCCTGGGCTCCATGACGCTGCCGCACGAACTGGCCCGAGTGGTGCTGCTGGAGCAGATCTACCGGGCCGTGTCCATCTGGCGCGGATTCCCGTACCACAACGACTGA
- a CDS encoding 16S rRNA (guanine(527)-N(7))-methyltransferase RsmG, translating into MQPDSEEVRALAAACGRELDQEQAGRLASYLGLLASWNRRMNLVGPADWREVLRTLIPDGWVLADFLEREAPEAGLTLDLGAGAGLPGIPLRMFYHSGRHILVEPRQKRTIFLTYVLGALELPGVAVRRCRAEDLPDDLRRADVVLSKAFMPWREYLEVARPLLAEDGLCLVLSSEKPPEEPPGGWRAGRSVEYEVAGRYRSVWSFTPAICSRKDPL; encoded by the coding sequence ATGCAGCCCGATTCCGAAGAGGTCCGCGCCCTGGCCGCGGCGTGCGGCAGGGAACTGGACCAGGAGCAGGCCGGGCGGCTGGCTTCCTACCTGGGGCTTCTGGCCTCCTGGAACCGCCGCATGAACCTCGTGGGTCCGGCGGACTGGCGTGAGGTCCTGCGCACCCTCATCCCCGACGGCTGGGTGCTGGCCGACTTCCTGGAGCGCGAAGCACCGGAAGCCGGACTGACCCTGGATCTCGGCGCGGGCGCGGGCCTGCCCGGCATCCCCCTGCGCATGTTCTATCATTCTGGCCGCCACATCCTGGTGGAGCCCAGGCAAAAGCGCACCATCTTCCTGACCTACGTATTGGGCGCGCTGGAGCTGCCGGGCGTCGCGGTCCGCCGCTGCCGGGCCGAGGACCTGCCGGACGACCTGCGCCGGGCGGACGTCGTTCTTTCCAAGGCCTTCATGCCCTGGCGGGAATACCTGGAGGTGGCCCGGCCGCTGCTGGCGGAGGACGGACTGTGCCTGGTGCTCTCCTCGGAGAAGCCTCCGGAGGAGCCGCCCGGGGGATGGCGCGCGGGAAGGTCGGTGGAGTACGAGGTCGCCGGGCGTTACCGCTCGGTGTGGTCCTTCACACCGGCCATTTGCTCCAGGAAAGACCCTTTGTAG
- a CDS encoding TIGR01777 family oxidoreductase, which produces MRVIITGGTGYIGRHLVEALLERGDEAVVLSRSQGKVREAFGGRASAATWDGRTAEGWGQLADGADAIVNLAGESIFGGRWLPVKKKRIMESRTNAGRAVTEAVRQAEKKPSVVVQGAAVGCYGDRPPPPATEDAPLGEGFLADVCREWEASTSEVEDMGVRRAVARTGLVCSRDGGALAAMLSPFKLGLGGPIGDGKQGFPWIALEDEVGAILHLLDTPECHGPFNLTAPDVVDNRAFSKELARALRRPSFFRAPACVLRALLGEMAEEMLLQGQFVDSSKLRNSGYVFREPALRDFLERLFR; this is translated from the coding sequence ATGCGCGTCATCATCACCGGCGGAACCGGATACATTGGAAGGCACCTCGTGGAGGCCCTGCTCGAACGGGGCGACGAGGCGGTCGTTCTTTCCCGCAGCCAGGGCAAGGTGCGAGAGGCCTTCGGAGGCCGGGCCAGCGCCGCCACCTGGGACGGCCGCACGGCCGAAGGCTGGGGGCAGTTGGCGGACGGCGCGGACGCCATCGTTAATCTGGCCGGGGAGAGCATTTTCGGCGGTCGCTGGCTGCCGGTCAAAAAGAAGCGGATCATGGAGTCGCGGACAAATGCCGGGCGGGCTGTGACCGAGGCGGTCCGCCAGGCGGAGAAGAAGCCTTCCGTGGTGGTTCAGGGAGCGGCCGTGGGGTGCTACGGCGACAGGCCCCCGCCGCCCGCCACGGAGGACGCGCCCTTGGGCGAGGGCTTCTTGGCGGATGTCTGTCGCGAATGGGAAGCGTCCACCAGCGAGGTGGAGGACATGGGCGTGCGAAGGGCCGTGGCCCGCACGGGGCTGGTGTGCAGCCGCGACGGCGGGGCCCTGGCGGCAATGCTTTCTCCCTTCAAACTGGGGCTGGGGGGACCCATCGGCGACGGCAAGCAAGGCTTTCCATGGATAGCCCTGGAGGACGAGGTGGGGGCCATCCTGCATCTGTTGGATACCCCTGAATGCCATGGTCCCTTCAACCTGACTGCGCCGGACGTGGTGGACAACCGCGCCTTCTCGAAAGAGCTGGCCCGGGCGCTGCGCCGTCCCTCGTTTTTCCGCGCCCCGGCCTGCGTGCTGCGCGCCCTGCTGGGCGAAATGGCCGAGGAGATGCTGCTGCAGGGGCAGTTCGTGGATTCCTCCAAGCTGCGGAACAGCGGCTACGTTTTTCGGGAACCCGCACTACGGGATTTCCTTGAACGCTTATTCAGATAA
- the argS gene encoding arginine--tRNA ligase, giving the protein MRAQTYLRQAMERAVSSLDMALPEKTVIEPPKDKKFGDLACNAAMLLAKQAGKPPRELAGAIKDVLEQEAEIDSVEVAGPGFINVFLSPAFWRATVDDILAKGGGYGLSDLGAGKKVQVEFVSANPTGPLHIGHGRGAAVGDSIARVLRAAGYEVETEYYINDAGRQMNLLGASILARYYQFQGRDVPMVEDGYQGEYIKDHAREVIEEHDGRLLDMDEMEALAICREHGMKVILEGIQKDLQDFKVDHDVWFSERSLTEAGKVEETFALLKERDLAYEEDGALWFRSTAFGDDKDRVLRKSTGELTYFASDIAYHDDKYRRGFDLVIDVWGADHHGYVPRMKAAVEALGKERDQLHVVLVQLVNLLRGGEQVAMSTRAGTFETLGDVVDEVGVDAARFIFLSRKADSKLDVDLELLKQQSMDNPVYYVQYASARISSVFRKASDQGLDLPGAGGADLSRLDTEADMDLLRFLERYPGYVEAAARTFSAHHVATYLLELAGLLHRYYTVNKVLTPDDPDLTRSRLALLAAVRRVLANGLGLLGVEAPEKM; this is encoded by the coding sequence ATGCGCGCCCAGACCTACCTGCGCCAGGCCATGGAGCGGGCCGTTTCCTCCCTGGACATGGCCCTGCCGGAAAAGACGGTCATTGAGCCGCCCAAGGACAAGAAGTTCGGCGACCTGGCCTGCAACGCGGCCATGCTGCTGGCCAAGCAGGCGGGCAAGCCCCCGCGCGAGCTGGCCGGAGCCATCAAGGACGTTCTGGAGCAGGAGGCGGAAATCGACTCCGTGGAAGTCGCGGGGCCCGGCTTCATCAACGTCTTTCTCTCCCCGGCCTTCTGGCGGGCCACGGTGGACGACATCCTGGCCAAGGGCGGCGGCTACGGCCTGTCCGACCTGGGCGCGGGCAAGAAGGTGCAGGTGGAGTTCGTCTCCGCCAACCCCACCGGCCCGCTGCACATCGGCCACGGCCGTGGCGCGGCGGTGGGCGACTCCATCGCCCGGGTGCTGCGCGCCGCCGGGTACGAGGTGGAGACCGAGTACTACATCAACGACGCCGGGCGGCAGATGAACCTGCTGGGCGCCTCCATCCTGGCCCGCTACTACCAGTTTCAGGGCCGCGACGTGCCCATGGTGGAGGACGGCTACCAGGGCGAGTACATCAAGGACCACGCCCGCGAGGTCATCGAGGAGCACGACGGACGCCTGCTGGACATGGACGAGATGGAGGCCCTGGCCATTTGCCGCGAGCACGGCATGAAGGTCATCCTGGAGGGCATCCAGAAGGACCTGCAAGACTTCAAGGTGGACCACGACGTCTGGTTCTCCGAGCGATCCCTCACCGAGGCGGGCAAGGTCGAGGAAACCTTCGCCCTGCTCAAGGAGCGCGACCTGGCCTATGAAGAAGACGGCGCGCTGTGGTTCCGCTCCACCGCCTTTGGCGACGACAAGGACCGGGTGCTGCGCAAGTCCACCGGCGAACTGACCTACTTCGCCTCGGACATCGCCTACCACGACGACAAGTACCGCCGGGGCTTCGACCTGGTCATCGACGTCTGGGGCGCCGACCACCACGGCTACGTGCCGCGCATGAAGGCCGCCGTGGAGGCCCTGGGCAAGGAGCGCGACCAGCTCCATGTGGTGCTGGTGCAGCTGGTCAATCTGCTGCGCGGCGGCGAGCAGGTGGCCATGTCCACCCGCGCCGGGACCTTCGAGACCCTGGGCGACGTGGTGGACGAGGTGGGCGTGGACGCGGCCCGCTTCATCTTCCTTTCCCGCAAGGCGGACAGCAAGCTGGACGTGGACCTGGAGCTGCTCAAGCAGCAGTCCATGGACAACCCGGTGTACTATGTGCAGTACGCCTCGGCCCGCATCAGCTCTGTGTTCCGCAAGGCCTCGGACCAGGGGCTTGACCTGCCCGGCGCGGGCGGGGCCGACCTCTCCCGCCTGGACACCGAGGCGGACATGGACCTGCTGCGCTTTCTGGAGCGCTACCCCGGCTACGTGGAGGCCGCGGCCCGCACCTTCTCCGCCCACCACGTGGCCACCTATCTGCTGGAGCTTGCCGGACTGCTGCACCGCTACTATACCGTGAACAAGGTGCTCACGCCGGACGACCCCGACCTGACCCGCTCCCGCCTGGCCCTGCTGGCCGCGGTGCGGCGGGTGCTGGCCAACGGCCTGGGGCTGCTCGGGGTCGAAGCGCCGGAAAAGATGTAG
- a CDS encoding sensor histidine kinase: protein MTQREPIKVSGDTTRERKRRQRELWLAMGGAVLIVLLTWVELQYIGLDSYLFLGLFNFNFILLAVILFVVIRNMVKLVLERRRKVLGSRLRTRLVLAFMSLSLIPTLIMFFISVQFVQTGIDYWFQTQVESSMDKALEVGQTAYSLARKRPERVGNSMVWDIRERRFAWGGKGMDSYIAEKKKQFDLGIAGVLTPERDQQNWHMDEDFQAAWQEFRSKTDWASLREEPRYHSMIVPGVGMDVVVGALPVDQAKTGFLVLGESLGQGLLFKMDRIVRGVEEYKKLQNLKAPLKVALYLTMGLMTFSIILGSIWFGFRLAKELSQPVQALAMGTQRIARGDLGVRLEDKSSDELGFLVQSFNRMAEDLQESQERLKQANQRLGSQNQELEARGSYIEALLDNITAGVVSLDSRGRVNTVNKAAETMLGLDASDIIGRTPVELLEGEYRERVEEVLAQLEKSPGQQWQQQVNVGLGSREAKFLVNVVGLRTPEGRDAGLVAVFEDITELEKMQRVAAWREVARRIAHEIKNPLTPIKLSAQRLERRFAGEVEDPVFTESTRLIVRQVENMQQMVQEFSAFAKMPEVVLKPDDLPSLVSEVVDLFRHSHASIDWELSVHGEFPQVRFDREGVRRVLINILTNAAEAMGEVRDSRVEVDCSYDSILKLAVVEVRDNGPGLSDEDRTRLFEPYFSRKKGGTGLGLTIARSIVSDHHGYLRVRPNHPRGTIFVVELPLQG from the coding sequence GTGACCCAGCGCGAACCCATCAAGGTCAGCGGGGACACCACCCGCGAGCGCAAGCGCCGCCAGCGCGAACTGTGGCTGGCCATGGGCGGGGCCGTGCTCATCGTGCTCCTGACCTGGGTGGAGCTGCAGTACATCGGCCTGGATTCCTACCTGTTCCTGGGCCTGTTCAACTTCAACTTCATCCTGCTGGCCGTCATTCTTTTCGTGGTCATCAGGAACATGGTCAAGCTGGTGCTGGAGCGTCGGCGCAAGGTGCTTGGCTCGCGATTGCGGACACGGCTGGTGCTGGCCTTCATGTCGCTGTCCCTCATCCCCACCCTGATCATGTTCTTCATTTCCGTGCAGTTCGTGCAGACGGGCATCGACTATTGGTTCCAGACCCAGGTGGAGTCCTCCATGGACAAGGCCCTGGAGGTGGGGCAGACGGCCTACTCACTGGCGCGCAAGCGCCCTGAGCGGGTGGGCAACTCCATGGTCTGGGACATTCGCGAGCGCCGCTTCGCCTGGGGCGGCAAGGGCATGGATTCCTACATCGCGGAGAAGAAGAAGCAGTTCGACCTGGGCATCGCGGGCGTGCTCACCCCGGAGCGGGACCAGCAGAACTGGCACATGGACGAGGATTTCCAGGCCGCCTGGCAAGAGTTCCGCTCCAAGACGGACTGGGCCTCCCTGCGCGAGGAGCCACGCTACCATTCCATGATCGTTCCGGGAGTGGGCATGGACGTGGTCGTCGGCGCGCTGCCCGTGGACCAGGCCAAGACAGGTTTTCTGGTGCTGGGCGAAAGCCTGGGGCAGGGGCTTCTCTTCAAGATGGACCGCATCGTGCGCGGGGTGGAGGAGTACAAAAAACTCCAGAACCTCAAGGCACCGCTCAAGGTGGCTCTTTATTTGACCATGGGGCTGATGACTTTTTCCATCATCCTTGGCTCCATCTGGTTCGGCTTCCGCTTGGCCAAGGAGCTGTCCCAGCCGGTGCAGGCACTGGCCATGGGCACCCAGCGCATCGCCAGGGGCGACCTTGGGGTGCGCCTGGAGGACAAGTCATCTGACGAGCTGGGTTTTCTGGTGCAGTCCTTCAACCGCATGGCCGAGGACCTGCAAGAGAGCCAGGAGCGGCTGAAGCAGGCCAACCAGCGCCTGGGTTCCCAGAATCAGGAGTTGGAGGCCAGGGGCAGCTATATCGAGGCCCTGCTGGACAACATCACCGCGGGGGTTGTCTCCCTGGACAGCCGGGGCCGGGTGAACACCGTGAACAAGGCCGCCGAAACCATGCTCGGCCTGGACGCCTCGGACATCATCGGCCGCACCCCCGTTGAACTGTTGGAGGGCGAGTACCGGGAGCGGGTGGAGGAGGTGCTGGCCCAACTGGAAAAGAGCCCCGGCCAGCAGTGGCAGCAGCAGGTCAACGTGGGCCTGGGCTCGCGCGAGGCCAAGTTCCTGGTCAACGTGGTGGGCCTGCGCACGCCGGAGGGGCGCGACGCCGGGCTGGTGGCCGTGTTCGAGGACATCACCGAGCTGGAGAAGATGCAGCGGGTGGCCGCCTGGCGCGAGGTGGCCCGGCGCATCGCCCACGAGATCAAGAATCCCCTCACCCCCATCAAACTCTCCGCCCAGCGCCTGGAGCGCCGCTTCGCGGGCGAGGTCGAGGACCCGGTTTTCACCGAGTCCACCCGGCTTATCGTTCGCCAAGTGGAGAACATGCAGCAGATGGTGCAGGAGTTCTCCGCCTTCGCCAAGATGCCGGAGGTGGTGCTCAAGCCGGATGACCTGCCCTCGCTGGTCTCCGAGGTCGTGGACCTTTTCCGCCACTCCCACGCGTCCATCGACTGGGAGTTGTCCGTACACGGCGAGTTCCCCCAGGTTCGCTTCGACCGCGAGGGCGTCCGCCGTGTGCTCATCAACATCCTGACAAACGCGGCCGAAGCCATGGGCGAAGTGCGGGACAGCCGGGTGGAGGTGGACTGCTCCTACGACTCCATCCTCAAGCTGGCCGTGGTGGAAGTGCGCGACAACGGTCCCGGCCTCTCCGACGAAGACCGCACCCGGCTGTTCGAACCCTACTTTTCTCGTAAGAAGGGCGGCACCGGCCTGGGCCTGACCATCGCCCGCTCCATCGTCTCAGACCACCACGGTTACTTGCGCGTGCGCCCCAACCATCCCCGGGGAACCATCTTCGTGGTGGAACTCCCCCTGCAGGGTTGA
- a CDS encoding DUF4390 domain-containing protein: MAAQNLVLDNLVLDNQADMVTVRFAVHVDEVDEVRRELASGSELGLTCVAELISRGGFILDETVAEREYVSVIRYDSLAEEYVLDVPGRDPMRSADLGKLLARGWGGLSMDLGPWNLLKRGREYSLDFEVRLARRDVPRWLKTALFFWSWDVIGATTYRLDFSF, translated from the coding sequence GTGGCGGCTCAGAATCTGGTGCTGGACAATCTGGTGCTGGACAACCAGGCCGACATGGTCACGGTCCGCTTTGCCGTGCACGTGGACGAGGTGGACGAGGTGCGCCGGGAGCTTGCCTCGGGGTCCGAACTGGGTCTGACCTGCGTTGCCGAGCTTATCTCCCGCGGCGGCTTCATCCTGGACGAGACCGTGGCCGAGCGGGAGTACGTCAGTGTCATCCGCTACGACTCCCTGGCCGAGGAATACGTGCTGGACGTCCCCGGACGGGATCCCATGCGCTCCGCCGACCTTGGCAAGCTGCTGGCCCGGGGGTGGGGCGGCCTGTCCATGGACCTGGGGCCGTGGAATCTGCTCAAGCGGGGGCGGGAGTACAGCCTGGACTTCGAGGTGCGTCTGGCCCGGCGCGACGTGCCAAGATGGCTGAAAACGGCGCTCTTCTTCTGGTCCTGGGACGTCATCGGGGCGACAACCTACCGCCTGGACTTCAGCTTCTAA
- a CDS encoding sigma-54-dependent transcriptional regulator encodes MNTILVVDDEEGIRFSLRGILEDEGYEVREAASGEEALEDVAERRPDLVFLDIWLPGVDGLSVLGTLQKDLADVPVIMISGHGNIETAVSAIKNGAFDFIEKPLSLEKVVIAASKALEFKELKRENLSLRARINTDQVQRLTGESSSIKQLREQIGRVAPTDAWVLITGENGTGKEIVARMTHAESKRAEKPMIAVNCAAIPEELIEAELFGHEKGAFTGAERSSEGKFELADGGTLFLDEIGDMSLKTQAKILRILQEQRFERVGGRKTISVDVRVIAATNKDLTAEIEAGNFREDLYYRLKVFPLHVPPLRERSKDVPLLMKEFTAAMSREHGFKPIGFSDEALRVVEDYSWPGNVRELKNFVERMLIMCGGRTVGVDDLPPELARGAPTCARGESGEGDLAGLLREDVDLKTARQRFEAQYLASRLAECDGNVSRLAEVAGVERSTLYRKLKALGVQVSE; translated from the coding sequence ATGAACACCATCCTGGTCGTTGACGACGAAGAGGGCATCCGCTTTTCCCTGCGCGGCATACTGGAGGACGAGGGCTACGAGGTGCGCGAGGCGGCCAGCGGCGAGGAAGCCCTGGAGGACGTGGCCGAGCGCCGCCCCGACCTGGTCTTTCTGGACATCTGGCTTCCCGGCGTGGATGGCCTCAGTGTTTTGGGAACCCTGCAGAAGGACCTGGCCGATGTGCCGGTCATCATGATTTCCGGGCACGGGAACATCGAAACGGCCGTGTCCGCCATCAAGAACGGGGCCTTCGACTTCATCGAGAAGCCCCTCTCCCTGGAAAAGGTGGTCATCGCCGCCAGCAAGGCGCTGGAGTTCAAGGAGCTCAAGCGCGAAAACCTCAGCCTGCGCGCCCGCATCAACACCGACCAGGTGCAGCGGCTCACCGGCGAATCCTCCTCCATCAAGCAGCTTCGGGAACAGATCGGCCGGGTGGCCCCCACCGACGCCTGGGTGCTCATCACCGGGGAGAACGGCACCGGCAAGGAGATCGTGGCCCGCATGACCCACGCCGAGAGCAAGCGGGCGGAGAAACCCATGATAGCGGTGAACTGCGCGGCCATCCCCGAGGAGCTCATCGAGGCGGAGCTCTTCGGCCACGAGAAGGGGGCTTTCACCGGCGCGGAGCGCTCCAGCGAGGGCAAGTTCGAGCTTGCCGACGGCGGCACCCTGTTCCTGGACGAGATCGGGGACATGAGCCTCAAGACCCAGGCCAAGATTCTGCGCATCCTCCAGGAACAACGGTTCGAGCGCGTGGGCGGGCGCAAGACCATTTCCGTGGACGTGCGCGTGATCGCCGCCACCAACAAGGATCTGACCGCGGAAATCGAAGCGGGCAATTTCCGCGAGGACCTCTACTACCGCCTGAAGGTGTTTCCCCTGCACGTGCCGCCCCTGCGCGAGCGCAGCAAAGACGTCCCCCTGCTCATGAAGGAGTTCACCGCCGCCATGAGCCGGGAACACGGCTTCAAGCCCATCGGGTTCTCGGACGAGGCCCTGCGGGTGGTAGAGGATTATTCCTGGCCGGGCAACGTGCGGGAGTTGAAGAACTTCGTGGAGCGAATGCTCATCATGTGCGGCGGCCGCACCGTGGGGGTGGACGATTTGCCGCCGGAGTTGGCCCGGGGCGCGCCGACCTGTGCCCGCGGGGAAAGCGGGGAAGGGGACTTGGCAGGCCTGCTGCGTGAGGACGTGGACCTCAAGACGGCCAGGCAGCGGTTCGAGGCGCAATACCTCGCCTCGCGCCTGGCGGAGTGCGATGGCAACGTAAGCCGCTTGGCGGAAGTTGCCGGCGTGGAGCGTTCCACGCTCTACCGCAAGCTCAAGGCGCTGGGCGTGCAGGTTTCGGAGTAG
- a CDS encoding ACP S-malonyltransferase produces MSTALLFPGQGAQEPGMGRDLAEANTWAMDLWKFAENAAGERLREIYWDGGEETARTRWLQPALAVVELNLYRACADFLEPAFAAGHSAGELMALAAARVFSFEKAVELAALRGRLMDEAGGGAMTALVKVDEAKAEDIVAKAKEATGKELVLANRNTPAQFVISGHPEAVEAASGLAKELKARAIPLAVSGAFHSPLMEEAAKEFRSILDKTDFRDPVFPVVMNATASPASQADEARTGLRAQMTAGVLWQASVEAMHGQGARRFLEFGPKAVLAKMLPAILGKDADFESVTIASAEDAASLTGGEG; encoded by the coding sequence GTGAGCACCGCCCTTCTTTTCCCCGGACAGGGAGCGCAGGAGCCCGGCATGGGCCGCGATCTGGCCGAGGCCAACACCTGGGCCATGGACCTGTGGAAATTCGCCGAGAACGCGGCCGGTGAACGGCTGCGCGAAATATACTGGGACGGCGGTGAGGAAACCGCACGCACGCGCTGGCTGCAGCCCGCCCTGGCCGTGGTGGAGCTGAACCTCTACCGCGCCTGCGCCGATTTCCTGGAGCCCGCCTTCGCCGCCGGGCACAGCGCGGGCGAGCTGATGGCCCTGGCCGCGGCCCGCGTCTTTTCCTTCGAGAAGGCCGTGGAGCTGGCCGCCCTGCGCGGACGGCTCATGGACGAGGCTGGCGGCGGAGCCATGACCGCCCTGGTCAAGGTGGACGAGGCCAAGGCCGAGGACATCGTGGCAAAGGCCAAAGAGGCCACCGGCAAGGAACTAGTGCTGGCCAACCGCAACACCCCGGCCCAGTTCGTCATCTCCGGCCACCCCGAGGCTGTGGAGGCCGCCTCCGGCCTGGCCAAGGAGCTGAAGGCCAGGGCCATTCCCCTGGCCGTGTCCGGGGCCTTCCACTCCCCCCTCATGGAGGAGGCCGCCAAGGAGTTCCGGTCCATTCTGGACAAGACCGATTTCCGCGACCCCGTCTTCCCCGTGGTCATGAACGCCACCGCCTCCCCGGCCTCCCAGGCCGACGAGGCCCGCACCGGCCTGCGCGCCCAGATGACCGCCGGGGTGCTGTGGCAGGCCTCGGTGGAGGCCATGCACGGGCAGGGCGCGCGCCGCTTCCTTGAGTTCGGCCCCAAGGCCGTGCTGGCCAAGATGCTCCCCGCCATCCTTGGCAAGGACGCGGACTTCGAGTCCGTCACCATCGCCTCGGCCGAGGACGCCGCCTCCCTGACCGGCGGGGAGGGATAG
- a CDS encoding HD domain-containing phosphohydrolase gives MAEEGALRVLVVEDEGVVSLDIRNRLKRMGMQVVGQADSGEEAVRLAVEQTPDLVLMDIMLAGEMDGIEAASRIRDSVGTPVIFLTAYADEATLDRAKISTPFGYIVKPFEDRELAINIEMALYKYKMDRRLRDNERWLDTTLRSIGDGVITTDQDGRVTFVNPEALRILGQDGEEWLGQKLDGVLRLTSEETGEPVRDMAGRVLRGEEACCSSDNMLLFPPVGEPAPVNITISPIRRGREGDVMGAVLVIRDISERKHSEQELRAYVRRLKTTLEQTVNALAITSEKRDPYTAGHQQRVAQLACAMAKELGLDEDKVEGIRVAALLHDIGKIYVPAEILSKPARLTNMEMGIVKTHPEVGYDILKEVPFPWPVAEIVLQHHERVDGSGYPSGLRRQDILPEARILCVADVVEAMSSHRPYRAALGPDLALKEITKNRGHLYDSELVDVCISLFNDGFNFKQFD, from the coding sequence ATGGCTGAGGAAGGCGCCCTTCGCGTTCTGGTTGTGGAGGACGAGGGGGTCGTTTCCCTGGACATCCGCAACCGGCTCAAACGCATGGGCATGCAGGTGGTCGGGCAGGCGGACTCCGGCGAGGAGGCGGTGCGGCTGGCTGTGGAGCAGACGCCGGACCTGGTGCTCATGGACATCATGCTGGCCGGCGAGATGGACGGCATCGAGGCGGCCTCACGCATCCGCGACTCCGTTGGGACCCCGGTCATCTTTCTTACCGCCTACGCGGACGAGGCCACTCTTGACCGGGCCAAGATTTCCACGCCGTTCGGCTACATCGTCAAGCCCTTCGAGGATCGCGAACTGGCCATCAACATCGAGATGGCCCTCTACAAATACAAGATGGACCGCCGCCTGCGCGACAACGAGCGCTGGTTGGACACCACCCTGCGTTCCATTGGCGATGGGGTCATCACCACTGACCAGGACGGCCGCGTGACTTTCGTCAACCCCGAGGCCTTGCGCATATTGGGGCAGGACGGGGAGGAATGGCTGGGACAGAAGCTGGACGGGGTGCTGCGTCTGACCAGCGAGGAGACCGGAGAGCCTGTGCGGGACATGGCGGGCCGCGTCCTGCGGGGTGAGGAGGCCTGCTGCTCCTCGGACAATATGCTGCTTTTCCCGCCGGTTGGAGAGCCCGCTCCGGTGAACATCACCATCTCCCCCATCCGGCGCGGGCGCGAGGGGGACGTCATGGGCGCGGTGCTGGTCATCCGCGACATCTCCGAGCGCAAGCACTCCGAGCAGGAGCTGCGCGCCTACGTGCGGCGGCTGAAAACCACCCTGGAGCAGACGGTCAACGCCCTGGCCATCACCTCGGAGAAGCGCGACCCGTACACGGCTGGGCACCAGCAGCGTGTGGCCCAGTTGGCCTGCGCCATGGCAAAGGAATTGGGGCTGGACGAGGACAAGGTGGAGGGCATCCGGGTGGCCGCCCTGTTGCACGACATCGGCAAGATCTACGTCCCGGCGGAAATCCTTTCCAAGCCCGCCCGGCTGACCAATATGGAGATGGGCATTGTCAAGACCCACCCCGAGGTGGGCTACGACATTCTCAAGGAGGTGCCCTTCCCATGGCCTGTGGCGGAGATCGTGCTGCAGCACCATGAACGGGTGGACGGCTCCGGCTACCCTTCCGGCCTCAGGCGGCAGGACATCCTGCCAGAGGCGCGCATCCTCTGCGTGGCCGACGTGGTGGAGGCCATGTCCTCCCACCGCCCCTACCGAGCCGCCCTCGGCCCGGACCTGGCCCTCAAGGAGATCACCAAGAACCGTGGCCATCTGTACGACTCCGAGCTCGTGGATGTCTGTATCAGCCTGTTCAACGACGGCTTCAACTTCAAACAGTTCGACTAG